The sequence below is a genomic window from Citricoccus muralis.
GCGGGCCGATACGCGTCGTCGTGTGGCGCGAGCTTACTCGGCTGGACGGGTCATGGACATGGTGTCCAGGGCGGCGTCAAGCTGAGCCTCGGTGACCTCACCGCGCTCCACGTAGCCGAGATCGATAACAGCTTCGCGCACGGTCATCTTGTTGTTGACCGAGTGCTTGGCGATCTTGGCGGCGGCCTCGTAGCCGATGACCTTGTTCAGCGGGGTCACGATCGAGGGCGATGCGCCAGCCAGGAAGGAGCAGCGCTCCTCATTGGCGGTGATGCCGTCGATCATCTTGTCGGCCATCACCCGGGAGGTGTTGGCGAGCAGGCGAATGGACTCGAGGAGGTTGGCGGCCATGACCGGGATGCCGACGTTGAGCTCGAAGGCGCCGTTGGTGGAGGACAAGGCCACGGTGGTGTCGTTGCCGATGACCTGGGCGCAGACCATGATTGCGGCTTCGCAGATCACCGGGTTCACCTTACCGGGCATGATGGAGGAGCCGGGCTGCAGGTCGGGGATCGCGATTTCGCCGAGGCCGGTATTCGGGCCGGAGCCCATCCAACGCAGGTCGTTATTGATCTTCATGATCGAGTAGGCGATGTTGCGCAGCTGGCCGGAGGCCTCGACGAGACCGTCGCGGTTGGCCTGGGCCTCGAAGTGGTCGCGGGCCTCGGTGATGGGTAGCCCGGTCTGCTCGGCGAGCAGCTCGATCACGCGGGCGGAGAAGCCCTTCGGGGTGTTGATGCCGGTGCCCACGGCGGTGCCGCCCAGCGGAACCTCGGCGACGCGCGGCAGTGACGAGTCAATGCGCTCGATGCCGTAGCGGACCTGCGCGGCGTAGCCGCCGAACTCCTGGCCCAGGGTGACCGGGGTGGCGTCCATCAGGTGGGTACGGCCGGACTTCACCACACCGGCGAATTCTTCGGCCTTCTTTTCGAGGGAGACGGCCAGGTAGTCCAGAGCGGGCTTCAGGTCGTTGATCAGTGCGCCGGTGACGGCCAGGTGCACGGAGGTGGGGAACACGTCGTTGGAAGACTGAGAGGCGTTGACGTGGTCGTTGGGGTGGACCTCGTTCTCGGAGCCGGCCTCCTTGAGTGCGCGGGTGGCCAGGGTGGCGAGCACCTCGTTGGTGTTCATGTTGGAGGAGGTGCCGGATCCGGTCTGGAACACGTCGATCGGGTAGTGGTCGTCGTGAGCGCCGGAGATGACCTCATCAGCGGCAGCGACGATGGCGTCGGCGCGCTCCTGGGTAATCACCTCGAGTTCGGCGTTGGCCCGAGCGGCGGCCTTCTTCACCTCGGCCAGGGCGTGGATGTGTGCCGGCTCCAGGGTCTTGCCGGAGATCGGGAAGTTCTCGACGGCGCGCTGGGTCTGGGCCCGGTACAGGGCGTCGATCGGGACCTGAACTTCGCCCATGGTGTCGTGCTCGATACGGTACTGCGGTTGCGATTCAGTCATAGTGCTCATCCTAATTGTCGGGGTCAGGGTGTATCTATCGTCGCGTGTCGATGTCGCCGACGGCCGCGCCCACTTCGACGGTGCCGTTGGCCAGGGAGTAGGTCAGTCCGAGAACAGCGGTGCGTCCGTCTTCGACGGCGTCGGCCAGGGAACGGGAGGTCTCCACGAGCCGGTGCACGGTTTGGTCGGTGTGTTCGGCCACGGTGCCGTCGACGTCGGTCACGCCTTGCTGGCGTGCCGCGAGCACCGAGGGGGTGATCCGCTCGACCAGGGAGCGGATGAAACCGGGCGGCATGGCACCGGAAGCATAGGAATCCACGGCGGCGGTGACCGCTCCGCAGGAGTCATGGCCGAGCACGATGATCAGCGGGATGTTGAGGATGTCGACCGAGTATTCCAGGGAACCGAGCACGGCGTCGTCGATGACCTGCCCGGCGGTGCGGACCACGAAGACATCACCCAAGCCGACGTCGAAAATGATCTCGGCGGCCAGCCGGGAGTCGGAACAACCGAAAATCACGGCCAACGGGTTCTGTTCACCGGTCAACGAGGCGCGGCGGGCGGCATTCTGGTTCGGGTGCAGCGTGGTGCCCGAGACGAAGCGCTCATTGCCTTGGGCCAGGATCTGCCAGGCACGGGTGGGGGTTGCGGGCATCAGGACCTGCTTTCGTTGTCGTTCTCCAACACCGCTTTGGTGAGGGTGGTGATCTGCTCATCGGAGCCGGATCCCGAGACCACCAGGGTCACGGAATCGATGTCGGATGCCTCGGAACCAGCAGCCTCCTCATGGGCCAGTTCGGTGACCAAATAGGTGTGTCCGTTGTCGGCCCGGTGCACGCTGAAGTCGTGTCCGCTCAGCTCGATGAGGCCGGATTCCGCGGCGCCGTGAACCTGCTGCCCCACCCAGGTGCTGTTGGCATCTGAGGACTGGACGAAGCCAACGAATTCTTCATCGGGGGTGACATAGCCGACCTGCCAGTTGGGTACGCCGTCGGAGGGCGACCCGTTCCAGCGGGCATAGCTGGCGTACCAATCTTCGGGAATCTCCGGGGCCAGAGCGGTGAAGTCGGCGACGCTGCTGGCTTCGGCGGCGATGGCCGGAACGTCGATGCCGGGGTCGGCGTCGCGATCGCGAAGCGGGTTGAGCATGACCACGAGGGCGACAATGGCGACCGTGGCGAGCACCGAGAACGCCATGGCCTTGACGTTCTGGTACATGCGCTCACCTTGTTTGCGCGTGTACTGAGGCTTCGGGGCGGCATCGACGGGTTGAGTCACGGACTCTATTCTGCCACTTCGTCGCGGCCGCTCTGGCTCCCAGTAGGATGTGAAGAGTAGCAGTGCCGCTCACCAACGATACGGAGTACAGATCATGGCGAAAGCCGATGGACAGCCGCAGAACGACCTCAACGACTCCTTGAAGCCCGACCGGAACCTGGCAATGGAGCTGGTGCGTGTGACAGAGGCGGCGGCCATCGCTGGAGGCCACTGGGTAGGTTACGGCGATAAGAACCGCGCCGATGGTGCCGCCGTGGATGCGATGCGTAAGTTCATGGACACCGTGCGGATGAACGGTGTGGTTGTGATCGGCGAGGGCGAGAAGGACGAAGCCCCCATGCTGTTCAACGGTGAGAACGTGGGCGACGGCACCGGAGCTGAGGTGGACGTCGCGGTGGATCCCATCGATGGAACCCGCCTGACTGCCCTGGGCTACAACAACGCGCTGTCCGTGTTCGCAGTGGCCGAGCGCGGCACCATGTTTGATGCCTCATCGGTGTTCTACATGGAAAAGATGGTCGTGGGCCCGGAGGCCGCCGAAATGGTGGACCTGCGCCTGCCGGTCAAACAGAACATTCATTTGCTGGGTAAGGCGCTGAACAAGCCGGTTTCCCAGCTGAACATCTGCGTGCTGGACCGCCCGCGTCACGAGGGCCTGGTGCGTGAGATCCGCGAGGCCGGCGCCCGCGTGAAGTTCATCATGGACGGCGACGTGGCTGGAGGCATCGCCGCAGCTCGCCACAACACCGACGTTGACATGCTGCTGGGCACCGGTGGCACTCCCGAGGGTGTCGTGACCGCCTGTGCACTGAAGGCCACCGGCGGCATGATCCAGGGTCGATTGGCGCCCACGGACGACGACGAGAAGCAGAAGGCTATTGACGCCGGGCTGGACCTGGACCAGGTACTGACGACGAATGACCTCGTGCGTTCCGACAACTGCTACTTTGCCGCCACCGGCATCACCGACGGCGACCTGTTGCGTGGTGTGCGCTACTACAACGACCGGATTGTCACCCAGTCGATCGTGATGCGCTCCAAGTCGGGCACCGTGCGCACGGTGGAAGCCGAGCACCGCACCGAGAAGTGGCCGGAGTGGCTGCCGGAGCGCTGATCCAGACTCAGGACTGAGTCGCGTCAGCGAGACGCGCTGGGACACCCGATGACGAACGCCGTCGTCGGGTGTTCTGCGTTGTGGGGCTTTTGAGTGCTGCCCGCGCTGCCGGCGCTGCGGTCTGCCAGGGCGAGCGCTCTGGTGCTCGCGGGCGCGAAGGCGGCCTGACCGGGGGTCAGATCGAGAGACTGCTCGCTGGCCTCCAGACGGACCTCACCGGCGGTGCACACCAGGATCCGCGGTCCGGCGTCGTGCAGGTGAAACGTGGACTGAGACGCAAGGTGGATACCGGTGACGATGAAGTCGTTCACCGGGACCGGGAATGTTTCGACGCGGGCACCGTCCTCGGATTCCCCGCGGGATGCTGGGTGCACGCGCGGATCCGTGGTCGGCGTGAAATCGACCACCCGCTGCAGCTCGGTGACGTTGATGTGCTTCGGGGTGAGCCCGCCGCGTAGCACGTTATCGGAGGAGGCCATGGTTTCCAGGCCGAGCCCGGAGAGATAAGCGTGGACCACTCCGGCACCGAGGAAGATGGCTTCGCCCGGGGACAGATTCACCCTGTTCATCAGCATGGACACCAACACGCCGGGGTCATCGGGATGATGTGCGGCGATCTCTACGGCGGTGCTCAGCGAGGCATCGGTGGCCACCAGGTCTGTATTGTCCGGGTGACACAGTGCGGTCAGCAGTCGGGTGGCAAAGGTGCGGTTGTCGGTGTCGTCGGCCCAGGGGCCCTCGGGGTCCAGTAGGGCGGTGAAGACCCCGGAGAGATCCCCAGCCTCCAGCCGTTGAGAAAATTCGGTGACCGCCGTCAGCACGTCCGCCGAGAGTTCCTGGAGCTTGCCCAGGCGGCGGAAGGTGCCCGCTGTATCGCGCGGGTCCCGGAACCCACACAGCGCAGAGAACTCGGTGATCGCGATCAGCATCTCGGGCTTATGGTTGCGGTCCTTGTAGCAGCGCTCGGGTGAATCCAGGGCGGTGCCACGAGCGTTCTCCGCGTCCCAGCCCTGTTGGGCCTGGGTAACGGTGGGGTGAGCCTGAATCGACAGGGGAGCGGCCGCAGCCAGCAGCTTCACCAGGAAGGGGAGCTGCGGGGAATGCGGGTCACCGGAGGCGTCGATTCCGGCGGCTAAGCAGCCGCCCAGGGCCTCCGCCGGTGCGGCGGCCAGCAGGGTATTCAACGGGACGGAGGCACCCAGGTGATGCACCACGGAGGGAGCACCGGGGTGGGAACCCAGCCAGAGTTCAGCCTCGGGCTCACCGGAAGCGTCACGGCCCTGCAATTCGGCCAGTAGCTCGGCGGAGCCCCAGGCGTAGTCACGCACTGGCCCGTCGAGCAGGTATAGCTCGGCGAGTGCCTCACCGTGAACGGACGGGGGAGTGAGAGAGGTCATCTGTGCTGCACGACCTATCCGGGGTGGCAATACTGGTTGGTCGAGGAAGCGTCCTCGAGCAGGGCTTCTTGATACGTGTCCTCGGCCCACATCAGGTATTCCTCGGTGATCTCGGTGCCGTCGGCCTGCGTTGGAGGCTCCGGCCAATCGGCGGGATCCTGCGAGGCGGCCGAGCCACGTTCGGAGCCGGTGGCCTCATCGCCCTCGACGTCCATGCGCACCTGAGCAAAATGGGTGAGCAACGGCGCGATGTTCACACCGGCGGGGGTGCTGCCACCCAACGGGGTGTCATCGGCAGCGAGCATGTCTGAGACGCGGGAGTGGATCTCATCGAAATCGGGGTAGGTGGAGAAGCGTTCGCCCTGGTCCCCGAAGTCCGGGGCGCCGATGGTCAATCGGTCCATGGGAACCTGCTGCGACTTGGCTCCCAGAGACAGGAAAGTGCCCAGCTGCTGCTGCGGCAGGTCGGTTTCCACAATCTGCTCACCGGCGTCGAGAATTCCTTCGAATCGGGTCAATAGGGTGGGCAGGTTGAACTGGGAGAGCATGGCCTGCTGGATGCACTGCTGTCGGCGGATGCGGGAGTAGTCGGACGACCAGTGTCGCGATCGGGCGAAGGCCAGGGCGTCTTTGCCGTCGAATTCGTAGGTGCCCGGTCCCCACCAGGCGTTGCCCCATTCGCCGTCGGGACGGTTGCCGCGGTGGGTAGTCCAACCGCCGGTGGTCACGGTGACGCCACCCATGGAGTCGATCAGCTGAGCGAAGCCCTCCATATCGAGCAACACGTACGCCTGCACGTCGATCCCGAGGATCCCGCTGGCGGCGTCCATCATCGCTTCCGCTCCGGGATCCTCAGCACCGGGATAGAGATCGCTGTGGTCATTGACGACGTCGACGTAGAGCGAGTTGATGATGCACTGATCCCCGCAGTCGTAACCGTTGGGGTAGACCGACCACAGAGGGGAGTCATCGGAGAACTGGGTGTTCTGGAAGTTGCGAGGAATCGAGAACAGGATGATCTTGCCGGTGTCGGCGTTCACCGAGGCCACGGAAATCGAGTCGGGCCGCAGGCCTTGGCGCCCCTCACCCGCATCGCCGCCCATCACCAAGAAGTTGTAACGGCCGTTGACCGGGTCAATGGGCGGGCTATCGGCGAAAATGGTGGACAGGGAGGTCCGCGAGGAATTCAGCATGACCGACCCGTAGGCCAGTGACCCGGAGGTCAGCACCATCAGGATGACCGTGGTGAAGGCGACGATCGGTTTCAGCCCGGGAGCCAGCAGTCGGAAGCGGATGAGCCGAAACGTGTCGATCCACAGGATGGCCCAGCCCACCGCGAGAACGGCCAGTAAGATCACGGCCAGGAACTGTGCGGTGGGGTAGCTAGCCAGGACCACCATCATGTCGCGGGCGAACAAGGCCCCGAGAATCACCAGGATGAGCAGCGTCCAGAGGGAGACGGTCACGCCCATGGCAAAGCGCCCCAGGGAACGGTCTCCGGCCAGGGCCTGCGCACTTCCTGGAATGAGCAGGGTCAGTGCCAGCAACAAGAAGGAGCGCTTGCTGCGCTCCGGTGCGGTGGCCCCCTGCGGATTTTTCAAAGGATCGACGGAGGCGCCGTCGGGGCGGAACCGGTCGAACCGGCGTTGACGGAAGGCGGCGAGGTCTCGGCGCGAAAGAGTTTTAGCCATGGAGTATTGGGAGATCAGGCCTCGGTGGGACGGTATCCAGGGTTACCCTGCAGTGTCTCACGCAGTCGGGTTCCTTTCGCGGAAGCCATGTCTTTGAGCTCGGCGGCGAAGCTGATCATGTGGGCGCGGATGCGCTCGGCTTCTGGGCCAGAACCCGAACCGAGGATGCGTGCTGCGAGCAGTCCGGCGTTGCGCGCCCCGCCGATGGAAACAGTGGCCACGGGAACCCCGGCGGGCATCTGGACGATGGAGAGCAGCGAGTCCATGCCGTCCAACGTTTTCAGCGGAACCGGGACGCCGATCACCGGCAACGGCGTGGTGGAGGCTAGCATGCCCGGAAGATGGGCTGCACCCCCGGCCCCGGCGATGATGACCTGCAGGCCGCGTTCATGGGCGCGGGTTCCGTAGGCGATCATCTCGTGGGGCATCCGGTGCGCGGAGACCACATCGGCTTCGTAGGTGATACCGAATTCCTCGAGCGCCTCGGCGGCAGCCTGCATGACGGGCCAATCAGAATCGGACCCCATCACAATCCCCACCTGCGGTGCGGTGGTGGATTCTGCTGCAGCGGAATCGAGGCTGGTGCTCTGTTGGGTCATCGTCTGGCAGTCTCCTGGCTAGCTGGTACCGGGTCGAAGGAAAGAGGGAAAGGAGGGAAGTCCGGAACGGGGAGGGGGTCAGCGGGCGCTGTCGGCGCTCGGGACTCCGTCACGAATCACCGAGGCTGCCCCCTCGGCGATTGCGCGAGCCTGGTTCAGATCCTGTTCCGTGGCGGCGATCACATTGATGTGACCTACCTTGCGTCCGGGTCGCACGGACTTTCCGTAGGCGTGGATCTTGGCGCTCGGATATTCGCTCATGGCCCGGTCGAATGCCGAATAGAGGTCTTGATTGGCCCCGCCCAGGTAGTTCTTCATGACCGTGTAGGCGCCCAGGGGCTGAGTGGAGCCCAGGGGGAGATCCAGTACGGCGCGCAAATGCTGCTCAAACTGTCCGGTCACTGCGCCATCCATGGACCAATGTCCGGAATTGTGCGGGCGCATCGCCAGCTCGTTGATCAGGAAGCCTGGGCCGGTTCCCGGGGTCTCGAAGAGTTCGACGGCGAGCATGCCCACCACGCCGAGACGCTCGGCCAGGGTGGAGGCTGCCTCCGCCGCTGCTGCGGCCACCTCGGGATCTAGGCCGGGGGCCGGGGCGGTGACGACATCACAGACGCTGTCGGTCTGCAGTGACTCCACGATCGGGTAGATCGCGACCTCACCCGAGGGGCGGCGAGCCACCTGGGCGGAGAGTTCGCGCGAGAACGGGACCAGCTGCTCCACGAGGAGGGCCGGGAAATCGAGCTCGAACCACTCGGTGGTTTCGGCTGCCTCCTCTGGGGTGCGCACCACGCGCACGCCCTTGCCGTCGTAGCCGCCGCGGGGAGTCTTGAGCACCACGGGCCAGCCGTGCTCCTCGCCGAAGCTCACCAGAGCTTCCACGGAATCCACTGCTGCCCAAACAGGGTTCGGCAATCCGAGCTCATCGGCAATGCTTCGCATTTTGAGCTTATCCTGGGCGTACTGTAGGGCCTCGGGTCCCGGGCGGACCGCGACACCAGAGTCCTCGAGGGTGCGCAGGTGCTCGGTGGGAACGTGCTCGTGATCGAATGTGAGGACATCCACAGTCGCGGCGAAGCGCATCAGCGTGTCCAGGTCGCGATAATCGCCCACCGTGTAGCGGGCGGCACTGGTCGCAGACACGTCCTCGGACTCTGCGAGGACGTGGAGATGGATACCGAGTTCAATGGCGGCGGGGGCCAGCATGCGGGCCAATTGGCCGCCGCCGACGACGCCTACGAGAGGAAAAGTCACCCTCTTAGGGTACATACTCAAGGAGAGGCTGACGTGTCTGTCCCTTCGAACGTGCTTCTTCCCAGGGGGCACCGACGCGGCGCCACGGGCAGGGGCTTTCAGGTTTTCAGCAGGAGTCCGCATTAGAGTGGCCGGGAACTTTGTCCAGACCAGGAGCTCACACCCCCTATGTTCAGTGACCTTTGGCAGCGCCTTCTCGGGCTGATTCGTATGCTGTGGCGAGAAGTCGCCAAATTCGGCACGGTCGGCGCGGTCGCGTTCGTGATCGATTCCGCGGTGTTCGTGTGGCTCATGCACGGGCCGATGGAAGGCTCCAACGTGAAGGCCAAGATTGTGGCCGGTGTGGTGGCGACGATCTTCTCGTGGATCGCCAACCGTTTCTGGACCTTCCGGCACCGTCGTCAGTCCAATGTCGGTCGCGAGCTGGTGCTGTTCTTGGTCATGAACGCCATTGGCCTGGGGATTCAGGCCGGCTGCGTGTTCATTGCTCAGTATCTGCTCGGGGTGACCTCCACCTCGGGGCTGTTCATTGCCGGCAACGTGGTGGGCCTGTTCTTCGGCACCGTGTTCCGCTTTTTCGCTTATCGGTTCTGGGTGTTCTCCGAGACCATGGAGTCCGACCCGGCATTCGCCCACGATCGCGGGTTCCTTACCGGCCAGTTTCCGGCCGTGCCCGCCGCCGATGAAAATTCTGAGCCAAACACCGACCAGCGTTCGGCGCCGTCGGAAGGGTTCGACTCAGCCCGCTGAGTCGCCGAGCCGCTCGACCTCGCGCAGATGCTCCACCCGTTCCGGGGCGAGCGTCTCACCCCCGGCGCCCCCGGTATCTTCTGCAGCGTCGGTCACCTCTACCATGATGACCGGGCACCGTCGCGACCACTGCTCATGCACCGCAGCGAGGAGATCCTCGGTGAGGTGGGTGCCGCGCTCCGCAAGAATCAGCCCACCCTCAAAAGCCCAGGCGCTCGCCGGCGAGGCTGCTGCTAGCCGGAGCGAGGCACCTTCGGTGCCGGTGATCAGATCCGGCGCTATTCCCACATGCTGGTCCGCCTGGGAGGCCACCTCGTCGTCGAAATCAATGGCATGGCTGGGCAACTGCGCCCCAGACGACCCGGACGCTCCGGTCAGTGAGGTCACCACGATCAGCTCACCGGAGTGCTCTGCCCACCGTTCGGGTGCGGTGGTGACGATCAACGCGGCGTCCTGAACAGCGTCGTCGCCGTCACCAAAACACCGAATCTCATCAAAATCCCAGGAGATTCCTAGGGAGGCGGCCAGGGTGAGCCAGTGCACGGGTAGATCGAGCACCGCCAGCCCGGCGGTATCGATGCCATGATGCTCTAACAGGTTCGCCGTTTTCGCTGCCCAATTCACTAACACTCGTCCCGAGAGTTCGGTGCGCGACCCGTCCTGGTGGTACTGAATCAGTGCGGGACGGGCCGAGCCCCCGACGTGGGCGATCAGGTCCGCGCCCGGGCGGGCGATCGACGGGCCGGACGACGAGAGGGAAACCATGGTGACCTCGGCTTGATAGCGGTGAGTTGGCGGGCAGATAGCACGTGGGCAGCTGAGGGTTCGACACGCCCGGCTGCGTGATGCCAGCGGTCGGTTGCAGCGTCGAACTGAGCTTGACCCAGAGGAGTTACAACGGTGTAATTAGACGTGATCAATGATGAAGTAATGGTCCGTATTGGGCCGTTGCGCTTCCCAGGTGTACTTCATCAGCATGACGTGTGCGACCGACGGAAATCCAGTCGGACCGCCTGCCTCGTGCTGGGCTGAACCCAGGGCTGACGCACGGACTAGCTCGCCGCCGCACGAAGGTGGCGAGACGGCTCTCCTGAGAGCCTGCGAACCGTAGAGAGGAACTGATGGAGAACGCACAACGGCTGGACTCATCTCGACGCGATGTCGAGCCCACCACGCAGCGTCCGACACGTGGCGTACCCTCTGACTGGTTCATTGACCCCGCCGACCCCCAGGCGGCGGATCATGCCGACGTCACCCTAGACGACCAGGCCACCGCCTTCCTGGCGGCTCACGAGGCTCTGGAGAGCACCGATGCTCTCGCCGAGACCGGTTCCACTGGCGCGGACCTGGCCACCGTGACCGCCTTGCACCCCGGCGACGCCCCGGCCCCGCAGTCGGCACCGGATGCCGGTACCTGGCTGGGCATTCCCGGTTTTGGTCACCCCGAAGACGAGGGCGAACTGGCCTGGCAGGCCGATGCGCTCTGCGCCCAGACCGACCCCGAGGCGTTCTTCCCCGAAAAGGGAGGCTCCACCCGCGACGCCAAGAAGGTCTGCTCGGCGTGCACTGTACGCTCCGAATGCCTCGAATACGCCCTGGCCAACGACGAACGCTTCGGCATCTGGGGTGGGCTCTCCGAGCGTGAGCGCCGCCGCCTGCGCAAGAAGTCATCCTGAGTACTGTGACCCGCTCGGCCGTCCAGCACGTCACCGCCGTGGTGACGGTCGATCGTCGACCGGAAACGCTGATCGACGCCGTCCGTTCCATCACGCAACAGCACCGGGTTCCGGACCGCGTGATCATCGTGACCACCTCCGGGACGATTGATCCAGCTGTCGTAGCTGAGTCGACCCGTGAGCTGACCGACGCCGATCTGGACTGGCACCATGTGGAACGTCCCCGCACCCCGGGGCGGTCCTTGGCGGACGAGCTCTCCGCCGTCATGGAGCCCGCTGAACCGGGGGAGTCCTCAGAGAAGTCAGGGGGGAGCTCCACCTCGGACGACCGGTGGATCTGGTTCCTGCACGACGACGCCGTCGCCGAACCGCACGCCCTGCAGGCGGTGTTGCGCGCCGTGGAGGTCTCTCCCTCAGTGGCGCTGGCCGGCGCCAAGCAGGTCGAACGCGCCCGCCCTCGTCACCTGCTCGACGTCGGGGTGACCATGACCCACACCGGCCACGCAGTGAGCATGATCGAACCCGGCGAGCTGGACCAGGGTCAGTATGACGACCGCACCGACGTGCTCTCCGTGTCCGCTCCGGGCATGTTGGTGCGCGAGGACGTGTGGCGCGAGCTCGACGGCGTGGACCCGGCCACCCCCGGCCCGGCGGCAGCCCTGGATTTGTGCCTGCGCACCCGACTGGCTGGTCACCGTGTGGTGGTGGTACCCCGGGCGGTGGTCCGCCACGGCGGCCACGGTGAAGGGCTACAAGCCTCCCGCCGCGAACGTCATGAGGCCGCCGCTTGGATGCGGCTGAAACACTCTCGCGCCCGGATGACCCTGCCGCTGTTGTGGCTGTGGATGATGCTGTCCGCGGTGGGTTCGCTGGCCTGGTCGCTACTGATTAAGGAGCCCGGGGCCGGGATGGCCCGGCTCGGTGGCACCCTGCAGGGCGCCACCCGACCCTTCGCGCTGTTGGGATCCCGCCGTCGGGCGCGGTCCACGCAGACGCTGTCGGCAGTACGCGCCGCCAGCATCCGTGACCTACGCCCGCGCCGGGCTCAGGTGCGGGCCTACCGCCGTTCCGTGATTGACGTGTCCGAACCCGATGAGGTGATCGGCGCCGGCACCGGCTCCACCCACCTGGATTCAGAACCCACCGGCGGTCACGATGATTTCACCGCCCTGGCCACCCCGGAACGCAACTGGGTGGGCATCGGCCTGGTCACCGCCCTGCTGCTGCTCGGTGCGGTGGCCGTGCTGGGCCTGCGCAACCTGCTCGGCGCCGAAGCCGTGGCCGGCGGAAGCCTGGCTCCTCTGGACGGTTCGCTACGCGACCTGTGGGAGACCGCGGTGTCCGGCTGGTCCGAATCCGGGGTTGGCTTTGCCGCTCAGCCCGGACCCTTCGGACTGGTGCTGGTGCTGCTGGGACTGACCGGCTCCGCCTCGGTTTCCGTGGTGGTGCTGATGATTCTGACGCTGCCGCTGGCCGCCGCAGGTGCCTGGACCGCTGCCGGAGCGATCGCCCGGTCCCGTGCCGCCCGCTTCGCGGTCGCCCTGGCCTGGGGCCTGGCTCCCACCCTGCTCATTAGCATCGGGCAGGGCCGGATCGGCGCGATTCTGGTGCACTTGCTGCTGCCGTGGCTGGTGCTGTCCCTCATGCGCGCCACCGGTTCGGCCGCGCCGCGCCGTCGTGACCCAGGTTCGCTGCACAGCGACGCCCCCACCGGGCCCGGAACCCGAGGGGTCATCTCCTGGACCGGCTCTGGCTGGACCGCACTGTTGCTCGCCCTGATCACCGCTGCTGCGCCATCGCTGCTGGTGCCCGCGGTGCTGAGTGTGCTGATTCTCGCCGCGGTAATGCGCTCCCGGGGCCGCGCCTTGTGGTGGACCCCAGCGCTCACCCTGGCTCTGTTTGCCCCCGCGGTGGTCACCCACTGGAACAACCTGCGCGCCGTGCTGGCCGACCCCGGCGTGCCGCTGAGCTTCACCGCCGCTCCCGGTTGGCAACAGCTGCTCGGCTTCCCCACGGAATTCACCGCCGACGCCGGACTACTTGCCGTGCCCGGCCTCGACTCACTGGTGCCCGGATTCCCCTGGGCGCTGGTGATCGCCCTGGTGATCGCCGGCCCGCTGCTGATCCTCGCCGTGCTCGGTGTCTTCTCGCTACGCCCCGCTGGTACGACCGCCCGGGTCGGGCTGATTGTCACCGCGGTGGGCTTGGCCACGGCCTGGGTTGCCACCCAGATCACGGTCTCCGTTGACTCCCTCGGCGCCCCCGTCACCCTGTTCACCGGCCCCGCCGTCTCCGTGGTGTGGCTGGGGCTGATGATCGCTGCCGTCGCTGGATTCGACCTGGTGCACCGATTGCAGCGGGTAGCCGTGCCCGCCGTCGCCCTCGCCATGGTGGGTGCGGTGGCCGTATCGGCCACCGTGTGGCTGGTGCCGCGCTTGACCGGGG
It includes:
- a CDS encoding glycosyltransferase, with translation MTRSAVQHVTAVVTVDRRPETLIDAVRSITQQHRVPDRVIIVTTSGTIDPAVVAESTRELTDADLDWHHVERPRTPGRSLADELSAVMEPAEPGESSEKSGGSSTSDDRWIWFLHDDAVAEPHALQAVLRAVEVSPSVALAGAKQVERARPRHLLDVGVTMTHTGHAVSMIEPGELDQGQYDDRTDVLSVSAPGMLVREDVWRELDGVDPATPGPAAALDLCLRTRLAGHRVVVVPRAVVRHGGHGEGLQASRRERHEAAAWMRLKHSRARMTLPLLWLWMMLSAVGSLAWSLLIKEPGAGMARLGGTLQGATRPFALLGSRRRARSTQTLSAVRAASIRDLRPRRAQVRAYRRSVIDVSEPDEVIGAGTGSTHLDSEPTGGHDDFTALATPERNWVGIGLVTALLLLGAVAVLGLRNLLGAEAVAGGSLAPLDGSLRDLWETAVSGWSESGVGFAAQPGPFGLVLVLLGLTGSASVSVVVLMILTLPLAAAGAWTAAGAIARSRAARFAVALAWGLAPTLLISIGQGRIGAILVHLLLPWLVLSLMRATGSAAPRRRDPGSLHSDAPTGPGTRGVISWTGSGWTALLLALITAAAPSLLVPAVLSVLILAAVMRSRGRALWWTPALTLALFAPAVVTHWNNLRAVLADPGVPLSFTAAPGWQQLLGFPTEFTADAGLLAVPGLDSLVPGFPWALVIALVIAGPLLILAVLGVFSLRPAGTTARVGLIVTAVGLATAWVATQITVSVDSLGAPVTLFTGPAVSVVWLGLMIAAVAGFDLVHRLQRVAVPAVALAMVGAVAVSATVWLVPRLTGAESQDRQRAALEARATTGESDPELSALTASSLIYPTSIRQVPATAADQALSELSTRTLIISRSGEGVTAAAVAGAGEALNRSSGGVVTRTLTGGIFTPESAETDPADEALRTLAAELVAGTTNDPRSQLTSIGAAFVVLRDPDGVDQTTAANLDAVPGLTPVGLTEHGWLWRVEPASDNGAPVLSDDTGSESDTEARGFAVARAAVQDDGGTTLALIPSEHGRFHAEVPAAEEESTERRVVLAERAHDRWSATYNGQALEATEAPEGWNQAFVLPAETGELEIHYDAPVPRWYWVVPGVLLLIALLLAIPSPTRRTASRTQDRPLDAGDSAVDPLEDSTDDDADWTAQR